CTTCCATTCCGCTACTTCACACCCTCATTACTCCCACACCCCCACCATTTATCACCACATTCTCCGTCGTCTCACGGAACCAAATCTCATCCCCCACATTACCCAAATTATCCAAACAATCAAGACCAACCAATGTCGCTGTTCCGAAGACGTAGCGTTGACTGTACTGAAAGCGTATGTTAGAAACTCTATGGTTAACAATGCACTCCatgtgtttgataaaatgtctgacATTTTCGGGTGTGATCCCGGGGTGAGGTCGTGTAATTGTGTGTTGAATGGGTTTGTTGTGTCGGGGGAGTGGCGAAAAGCGGAGATGTTTTTTAGGTCTTTTGAGGGGATGGGTGTGAAGGCGAATGCGGAGAGTTTTAATATTTTGATTAAGATGTTGTGTAAGAAAGGGGGGTTTGGGAAGGCGGTGGAGATGGTAGAGTGGATGTGGAGAGAAGGGGTGACGCCGAATGTGGTTAGTTATGGGACGGTGATTAATGGGCTTGCGAAGAGTGGGGATTTAGGTGGGGCGGttaaggtgtttgatgaaatgtttGAGCGAGGGGTTGAGGCAGATGTAATGTGTTATAATGTTTTGATTGATGGGTTTTTTAGAAATGGGGATGTTTTGGGTGCAAAGGGGGTGTGGGAGAGGTTGATTGGAGGGGCGAGTGTTTATCCGAATGTTGTTACATATAATGTTATGATAAGTGGGTTGTGTAAGTGTGGGATGTTTGAGGAAGGTATGGAGATTTGGAATCGGATGAAGGAGAATGAACGGGAGGTTGATTTGTTTACGTATAGTAGTTTGATACATGGGTTGTGTCAGTCGGGGAATGTGGATGGGGCGGGTGTGGTTTTTAAGGAAATGATTGAGAGGGGTGTTTGTCCTGATACGGTGGTGTGCAATGCGTTACTTGATGGGTATTGTAGGGCAGGAAAGATTAAAGAAGGCTATGAATTGTGGGATTTTATGGGGAGAGGGTATTCACGGAATATTGTCAGTTTCAATACTTTCATGAAAGGTCTGTTTGAGAACGCAAAGGTGGAGGAAGGGATGAAGCTATGGCAAGTTTGGCGTGATAATAATTCTTTTGCTGCTGATTCGACAACTTATGGAATTCTGATACACGGGTTTTGTAAGCATGGATACCTTAACAGGGCTTTGATGGTTTTAAAAGATGCTGAGGAGCGTGGAGATGATcttgatatatattcatattcttcaATGATTAATGGGTTATGTAACGAGGGCAGGTTAGGTGAAGCATTAGCAATGATTGACCACATGGTTCTTCATAACTGCAAACCAAATGTTCATGTTTGCAATACACTGATTAAAGGTTTTATTCAGACATCTAATATTGAGGATGCAATTCGTTTCTTTAGTCACATGGTAACCGAGGACTGTTATCCTAATCTAGTCACGTACAACACACTTATCAACGGATTATGCAGATTGGAACGTTTTGATGAAGCCTACCACCTCGTGAAGGAAATGCTAGATAAAGGATGGAAGCCAGATATGGTCACATATAGTTTATTGATGAATGGTTTGTTTCAAGGCAGAAAAGTAGACTCGGCTCTGTCTCTGTGGCAGGAAGCTGTAGATAAGGGTTTAAAGCCCGACGTGACCATGCACAATATCATAATTCATGGCCTCTGTTCTGCTGGCAAAGTTAAAGATGCGTTGCAACTATTTTTAACTATGACTAGATGGACATGTTCCCCAAATCTTGTAACCCATAACACCCTGATGGATGGATTCTCTAAATCCGGGGACTGTGGAAATGCATTAGTGGTTTGGGCCTGCATATTAAGAAGTGGGCTTCAGCCAGATATAGTTTCCTATAACATTATGCTTAAGGGGCTGTGTTCTTGTTGTAGAATAGCAGATGCAGTTTGCTTCTTGAAATACGCGGTGGGTAAGGGAATATGCCCCACCATCATTACCTGGAATATCCTTGTGAGATCAGTTATCAGAGATGTTTTAGCATAATACTGATATCTAGTTCCAAACGTGAGTTTTCTTCTGCTCTTCCTCGTGGTTGTACTCCTAGGAATGAATCGTTAAAGGTATCAATACGTATTAAATTTATGTCAAGGGCAACTAATGTCTGTACTACTTTCAATTGGCCTAAGACCTTTTATTTCATCCTTTTAACTTTTTAGGTAAATTTAACCCAAGTATGACTGTATGAGGATGGGAATGCGAAACTTTCAGAAGTAATCTTGGCATTTTCCACATTTTCACTCGGAATTTAGTCTCTCCAATCAATCATTAAAAGTCCAAATATCAAGGTATCTGTTTATTTGAAATTGTTAAAAGGGTATTTTTTGGTTCATGGTGCATTAGTTGATATTAATTTTTACTTTGATTTACACATTTCTTTTTGTTGGTTTATGTACATCTAGATATAGATCACTTTCTTGCAGGTACATATTGCTGCTTTCTAAATTTGCGCTTCCGTTTTTGTTGGTTCCCATGTTAAGTTTTGTTATTTACTTTTGTGCTTCTCGTGTTATTGTTTCTTATCAATGTGGATTGTTTGTGAATTAGATCATAACGAATTGGTATTTGAAGCTTGCTTTGGGTAAGAGATCGTTACTAGACAAGTAGGGATGACAACGAATCGGGTTTGGATCGGGTATTGTAAAATTCAAATCCAAATATTTTTGGgttatccaaatccaaatccgtcgggtttcggatcggatcgggTATCCAAGATTACAAATAATATAGTCAAATTTAACATTATTTATACATGCAAAGACCATTAATTACATTTATATAATatctaaaattaaaatacattaATTAATAAGTATTCAAACATATTAAATTGCACGGGTTGACATGATGAGTTGAATCTAAGATATGTAAATAACATAATATTTAGTATCCCATCacaaatgattttttttttttgcaaataCATAAAAGGTACATCTTAAATAATAAAAGTTGAGATTGAAATAAAGAGTTATAATTCACTAAATAATGGTTGACAATCTTGACATTAATCTTTTACTACTCAATACaataaaaatatgtaaattatgTCTTACATCTAAAATATTACATATCATATATTATTTATGTGTCGGGTTTTAATCGGGTCTGGATTgagtttcggatttcggatcgggtatcgGTTGGTATCGTTGAAATCTAAATCTTACTTGAGATTTGGATTTCAAAAATCCAAACACTTATGAGATTGTTATTGACATCTACTTGCAAAAATCTATTTGTTGTGGGTAATACTGCCATAGTTCAAATAAATGGACATGATTTTGGTTTGCAGTTTTTGCTGATAAACCATTTACATTAAGAACCAAGATAGAGCATCATAGTATCTGGGGATTTGGTGATTGCAGAAATATCACTGAGCATGGATGATGATGCAAAAGCAAGGTTGCTTGATTTATCAGTCCCGAGTAGTAAAAATTTCACTCGGGGTTACTAATCATGCAATATTTATATGGACTTTAAATCTCAATACATTTGAGGAAAATTGACTGTCACTCTTCATCTTCTTTGGTTTTTGTTTCAGGTTTTTATTACTATTCTGATAGTATGCTTTGCTCAGATGACTTGAGAAATCACTCTGAATTAGGGCTTCGTTACAATGAAATCAAGGAGTAAACAATCATAATACTTTAAGGTAAATG
The sequence above is drawn from the Apium graveolens cultivar Ventura chromosome 2, ASM990537v1, whole genome shotgun sequence genome and encodes:
- the LOC141707454 gene encoding uncharacterized protein LOC141707454 → MANLPKNLTPKLLLTLLRSEKNTNTALSLFHSATSHPHYSHTPTIYHHILRRLTEPNLIPHITQIIQTIKTNQCRCSEDVALTVLKAYVRNSMVNNALHVFDKMSDIFGCDPGVRSCNCVLNGFVVSGEWRKAEMFFRSFEGMGVKANAESFNILIKMLCKKGGFGKAVEMVEWMWREGVTPNVVSYGTVINGLAKSGDLGGAVKVFDEMFERGVEADVMCYNVLIDGFFRNGDVLGAKGVWERLIGGASVYPNVVTYNVMISGLCKCGMFEEGMEIWNRMKENEREVDLFTYSSLIHGLCQSGNVDGAGVVFKEMIERGVCPDTVVCNALLDGYCRAGKIKEGYELWDFMGRGYSRNIVSFNTFMKGLFENAKVEEGMKLWQVWRDNNSFAADSTTYGILIHGFCKHGYLNRALMVLKDAEERGDDLDIYSYSSMINGLCNEGRLGEALAMIDHMVLHNCKPNVHVCNTLIKGFIQTSNIEDAIRFFSHMVTEDCYPNLVTYNTLINGLCRLERFDEAYHLVKEMLDKGWKPDMVTYSLLMNGLFQGRKVDSALSLWQEAVDKGLKPDVTMHNIIIHGLCSAGKVKDALQLFLTMTRWTCSPNLVTHNTLMDGFSKSGDCGNALVVWACILRSGLQPDIVSYNIMLKGLCSCCRIADAVCFLKYAVGKGICPTIITWNILVRSVIRDVLA